In Lentisphaerota bacterium, the following proteins share a genomic window:
- a CDS encoding SAM-dependent DNA methyltransferase → MDQATHNKIVSFIWGIADDVLRDLFKRGKYPDVILPMCVLRRMDAVLEPTKHAVLDTKAMLDKAGITEQRAALCQAADQAFYNTSKFTLRDLQSRGSQQQLLADFTDYLNGFSQNVQDILENFKFRNQLSTLSKADALGTLINKFLDPDINLSPNPVLNADGSQRHPGLDNHAMGTVFEELVRKFNEENNEEAGEHWTPRDAVRLMANLIFLPVSDKIKPGSYTLYDCACGTGGMLTVAEETLKRLTATRSRNVKTHLYGQEINPETYAICKADMLLKGEGQNADNIVGGAEWSTLCNDAFPAKCFDFMLANPPYGKSWKKDLDLMGGKDGMRDPRFRVMHNGEELSFVTRSSDGQMLFLANMASKMDHTSALGSRIAEVHNGSSLFTGDAGQGESNIRRWLIENDWLEAIVALPLNLFYNTGIATYVWVLSSRKPDHRRGKVQLIDASQWFKPLRKNLGKKNCELSEDDIARICDAYLSFTESPQSKIFPNAAFGYWKVTVERPLRLHSRLTLKAVDALRFASGDEALRAELYDRFGDALCIAFATIRPEVEKMLADWSDPAEEPDPSEDAEPAPKKGLPGGLPAEATAKAGIEAFIRREVLPYTPDAWIKPDSAKVGYEISFTRHFYKPQPLRTLAEIRADILAVQQESEGLLDGLLKGGPR, encoded by the coding sequence ATGGATCAGGCGACACACAACAAAATCGTTTCCTTCATCTGGGGCATCGCGGACGACGTGCTCCGCGATCTCTTCAAGCGCGGCAAGTACCCGGATGTGATCCTGCCCATGTGCGTCCTGCGCCGTATGGACGCCGTCCTCGAACCGACAAAGCATGCCGTTCTGGACACCAAGGCCATGCTCGACAAGGCGGGCATCACCGAGCAGCGCGCCGCCCTCTGCCAAGCCGCCGACCAGGCCTTTTACAACACCTCCAAGTTCACCCTGCGTGATCTCCAGTCGCGCGGCAGCCAGCAGCAGCTTCTCGCCGACTTCACCGACTACCTGAACGGCTTCTCGCAGAACGTCCAGGACATCCTCGAAAACTTCAAGTTCCGCAACCAGCTCTCCACGCTCTCCAAAGCCGACGCGCTGGGCACGCTCATCAACAAGTTCCTCGACCCCGACATCAATCTCAGCCCCAACCCCGTCCTGAACGCCGACGGCTCCCAGCGCCATCCCGGCCTCGACAACCACGCCATGGGGACCGTCTTCGAGGAGCTTGTCCGCAAGTTCAATGAGGAGAACAACGAGGAGGCCGGCGAGCACTGGACGCCACGCGACGCGGTCCGCCTCATGGCCAACCTCATCTTCCTGCCCGTCTCCGACAAGATCAAGCCCGGCTCCTACACCCTCTATGACTGCGCCTGCGGCACCGGCGGCATGCTCACCGTCGCGGAGGAGACGCTCAAACGCCTCACCGCCACACGCAGCCGCAACGTCAAAACCCACCTTTACGGCCAGGAGATCAACCCCGAGACCTACGCCATCTGCAAGGCCGACATGCTCCTCAAAGGCGAGGGCCAGAACGCCGACAACATCGTCGGTGGCGCCGAATGGTCCACCCTCTGCAACGACGCCTTTCCCGCCAAGTGTTTCGACTTCATGCTCGCCAATCCGCCCTACGGCAAGAGCTGGAAGAAGGATCTCGACCTCATGGGCGGCAAGGACGGCATGCGCGACCCCCGCTTCCGGGTCATGCACAACGGCGAGGAACTCTCCTTCGTCACCCGCTCCAGCGACGGCCAGATGCTCTTCCTCGCCAACATGGCCTCCAAGATGGATCACACCTCCGCCCTCGGCTCCCGCATCGCCGAGGTCCACAACGGCTCCTCGCTCTTCACCGGCGACGCCGGCCAGGGCGAGAGCAATATCCGCCGCTGGCTCATCGAGAACGACTGGCTGGAGGCCATTGTCGCCCTCCCGCTCAACCTTTTCTACAACACCGGCATCGCCACTTACGTCTGGGTGCTCTCCAGCCGCAAGCCCGACCATCGCCGCGGCAAGGTCCAGCTCATCGACGCCTCCCAATGGTTCAAGCCCCTGCGCAAGAATCTCGGCAAGAAAAACTGCGAGCTTTCCGAGGACGACATCGCCCGCATCTGCGACGCCTACCTCTCCTTCACCGAATCCCCGCAATCCAAGATCTTCCCCAACGCCGCCTTCGGTTACTGGAAGGTCACCGTCGAGCGCCCTCTCCGCCTCCACAGCCGGCTGACCCTCAAAGCCGTCGACGCCCTCCGTTTCGCCTCCGGCGACGAGGCGCTCCGCGCCGAACTCTATGACCGCTTCGGCGACGCCCTCTGCATCGCGTTCGCCACCATCCGCCCGGAGGTCGAAAAGATGCTTGCCGACTGGTCCGATCCCGCCGAGGAGCCCGACCCGTCCGAGGATGCGGAACCGGCTCCCAAGAAAGGCCTCCCCGGCGGCCTGCCCGCTGAAGCCACCGCGAAAGCGGGCATCGAAGCCTTCATCCGCCGCGAGGTCCTGCCCTACACCCCCGACGCGTGGATCAAACCCGACTCCGCCAAGGTCGGCTACGAAATCTCCTTCACCCGCCACTTCTACAAGCCCCAACCCCTGCGCACCCTCGCCGAGATCCGCGCCGACATCCTCGCCGTGCAGCAGGAGTCCGAGGGCCTGCTGGACGGGTTGCTGAAGGGAGGGCCGCGATGA
- a CDS encoding DUF1016 domain-containing protein, whose protein sequence is MTRKPTPSRRTRKPPALQSKNNRVSRCGTGNDVPPVVNEAALLTDLRALIQSARQRIATVVCATQTLLCWYMGRRLLHENLQGGRAAYGKQILVTVSRELMVEYGRGFSYAEIARMIQFAQLFPDEAIVVTLSQQLSWSHFHALLPIKDPLARDFYAEMCRIERWDVRTLRQKIGGMLYQRTALSKKPEAMIAGEIAKLRNGQMSPDLVFRDPYLLDLLGLTGTYSERDLETAILREIEGVLLELGTGFAFVARQKRMSIGKDDFHLDLLFYHRHLRRLIAVELKLESFQPAHVGQMELYLRWLDKYERAPGEDAPIGLILCSGADAEQVELLELDAKSIRVAEYLTELPPLSLLRRRLHQAIMHAQEQAVRRLPAVGGQA, encoded by the coding sequence ATGACCAGGAAACCGACGCCTTCCCGCCGCACGCGCAAGCCACCCGCGCTGCAGAGCAAAAACAATCGGGTATCGAGGTGTGGCACTGGAAATGACGTTCCGCCGGTGGTCAATGAAGCCGCGCTCCTCACGGATCTGAGAGCGCTGATCCAGTCCGCACGCCAGCGGATCGCCACGGTCGTTTGTGCTACCCAGACCCTGCTTTGCTGGTACATGGGACGGAGGCTCTTGCACGAAAATCTTCAGGGCGGACGCGCCGCCTATGGAAAGCAGATTCTCGTGACCGTGTCACGAGAATTGATGGTGGAGTACGGGCGCGGCTTCAGCTATGCCGAGATTGCCCGCATGATCCAGTTTGCACAGTTGTTCCCCGATGAGGCGATTGTTGTAACGCTGTCGCAACAATTGAGCTGGTCTCATTTTCATGCTTTGCTACCCATCAAGGATCCGCTCGCCCGCGACTTTTACGCCGAGATGTGCCGCATCGAACGTTGGGACGTGCGCACGCTCCGGCAGAAGATCGGCGGCATGCTGTACCAGCGAACGGCACTGTCCAAGAAACCGGAAGCCATGATCGCGGGGGAGATCGCCAAACTACGGAACGGGCAGATGAGCCCCGATCTCGTTTTCCGCGACCCCTACCTGCTCGACCTGCTGGGTCTCACGGGGACCTACAGCGAGCGCGACCTTGAAACCGCCATTCTGCGCGAGATCGAGGGCGTCCTGCTGGAGTTGGGCACGGGCTTCGCCTTCGTTGCGCGGCAGAAGCGCATGAGCATAGGCAAGGACGACTTTCATCTCGACCTGCTCTTCTACCACCGTCATCTGCGCCGGCTGATCGCCGTCGAACTGAAGTTGGAATCCTTCCAGCCCGCGCATGTCGGTCAGATGGAGCTGTACCTGCGCTGGCTGGATAAATACGAGCGCGCCCCCGGCGAAGACGCCCCGATCGGGCTGATCCTGTGCTCCGGTGCCGACGCCGAGCAAGTGGAACTGCTCGAACTCGACGCCAAATCCATTCGCGTTGCCGAGTACCTGACCGAACTGCCGCCGCTGTCCCTGCTGCGCCGTCGACTGCACCAGGCAATCATGCATGCGCAGGAACAGGCCGTCAGACGGCTGCCGGCCGTCGGAGGCCAGGCGTGA
- a CDS encoding type II toxin-antitoxin system HigB family toxin, with translation MRVIARKTLSDYWTTQPTTEQELKAWFKEAEHATWQTPADVKAKYGNASILKKGRVVFNICGNKYRLVVWINYSFQILYIRFVGTHEEYDNIDAQVI, from the coding sequence ATGCGCGTCATTGCTCGTAAGACTCTCAGCGATTACTGGACGACGCAGCCTACCACTGAACAGGAGCTGAAGGCGTGGTTCAAGGAAGCTGAGCACGCTACGTGGCAGACGCCAGCAGACGTTAAGGCCAAGTATGGGAACGCCAGCATCCTCAAAAAAGGGCGAGTCGTGTTCAATATCTGCGGCAACAAGTACCGGTTGGTCGTTTGGATCAACTACAGCTTCCAGATACTGTATATCCGGTTTGTGGGGACGCACGAAGAGTACGACAACATCGACGCACAGGTGATCTGA
- a CDS encoding ImmA/IrrE family metallo-endopeptidase — protein sequence MMQARLIKTAEHYEAAMKRIEALFDATPGTPEGDELDLLATLVALYEKQTFPIDLPNPISAIRFRMEQQGLKNKDMIPYLGSPSKVSEVLSGQRNLSLTMIRNLVNGLGIPAEVLLKEPGAKLKAEEEVQAFKRFPLAIMVKRGWFPGFNGTLAEAKHQIEDLAAAFVGLLGPATLGLALNRQNVRSGKKCDEQALAAWRIRVMALAQNEALPPYAKGTLNHAFLTELARLSYLEEGPKLAKEFLNKSGIHLVIERHLPKTYLDGAAMKLPDGSPVIALSLRFDRLDNFWFTLFHELAHVVLHLDKDGIEIFFDDLQEKGKCLCETEADAFAANALIPDSKWQASKLTPRSRPCDVTRFAASLRINPAIPAGRIQFEAHDYRLFPSLIGTGRVRRLLEKSSD from the coding sequence CTGATGCAAGCAAGACTGATCAAGACGGCAGAGCACTACGAAGCCGCCATGAAGCGCATCGAAGCGCTTTTCGACGCGACGCCTGGCACGCCAGAAGGTGACGAGCTTGACTTGCTCGCCACCCTCGTCGCGCTGTACGAAAAGCAAACCTTCCCGATTGACCTGCCCAATCCCATCTCTGCCATCCGCTTTCGCATGGAACAGCAGGGGCTTAAGAATAAGGACATGATCCCTTATCTCGGCAGCCCGAGCAAGGTCTCGGAGGTGCTCTCGGGCCAGAGGAATCTGAGTCTCACGATGATCCGGAACCTGGTAAACGGGCTCGGCATTCCTGCCGAAGTTCTTTTGAAGGAACCCGGAGCAAAGCTCAAGGCAGAAGAGGAAGTCCAGGCATTCAAACGTTTCCCGCTCGCCATAATGGTCAAGCGCGGCTGGTTCCCAGGCTTCAACGGGACGCTGGCCGAAGCCAAACACCAGATTGAGGATCTTGCCGCCGCGTTTGTCGGTCTGCTCGGGCCAGCCACACTGGGCCTCGCACTCAACCGCCAGAATGTCCGCTCAGGCAAGAAGTGTGATGAACAGGCTCTTGCGGCTTGGCGTATCCGCGTCATGGCCCTCGCCCAGAACGAAGCCTTGCCTCCATACGCGAAGGGCACGCTGAATCACGCCTTCCTCACAGAACTGGCACGCCTCAGCTATCTGGAGGAAGGCCCCAAGCTCGCCAAGGAGTTTCTCAACAAGAGCGGCATCCACCTCGTTATTGAACGGCATCTGCCCAAGACCTACCTCGACGGCGCTGCCATGAAACTGCCAGACGGCTCTCCAGTCATCGCACTTTCGCTCCGCTTTGACCGTCTCGACAACTTTTGGTTCACCCTCTTCCACGAGCTGGCCCACGTCGTGCTACATCTAGACAAAGACGGCATTGAGATCTTCTTCGACGACCTGCAAGAAAAGGGCAAGTGTCTGTGTGAGACAGAGGCTGACGCCTTCGCAGCCAACGCACTCATTCCCGACTCCAAATGGCAGGCATCGAAACTCACGCCGAGATCAAGGCCCTGCGATGTCACTCGTTTCGCAGCATCTCTCCGCATAAACCCCGCCATTCCTGCAGGTCGAATCCAGTTTGAAGCGCACGACTACAGACTTTTCCCAAGCTTGATTGGCACAGGCAGAGTTCGCCGATTGCTTGAAAAGAGTTCTGATTAG
- a CDS encoding type I restriction endonuclease subunit R — protein sequence MNPTDTTEKGLESLIMRHLTGTEGLETGSWDGAAIADPSAAPAAPAPAGSGWFAGVPGSYDRAHALDVSPLFCFLADTQPAALKQLGITDYGNAKDIKRLKILARLSSEIGKHGVIHVLRKGIKHESLDFTLFYGTPSPGNAAAAALYAKNRFSVTRQLRYSLDETRRALDLCLFINGLPVATFELKNKLTKQTAADAEEQYKRDRDPRERLFEFGRCVVHFAMDDSEVRMCTHLKGKASWFLPFNKGCNDGAGNPPNPAGLKTDYLWTEMLAPRSLTDILENYAQIVEIKNPKTHKSTRVQIFPRYHQLGVVRKALADVAACGAGKRYLIQHSAGSGKSNSIAWLAHQLIALRPAGSALFDSVVVVTDRKILDEQIQKTVKQFMQVSATVGHAHHSGDLRAFIESGKKIIITTVQKFPFILDEIAVSGNKTFAIVIDEAHSSQGGKTSSAMSKALGSKDDEEEDAEDKVNAALESRMAARKMLTNASYFAFTATPKNKTLEMFGDALPADAEGKVRHRPFHSYTMKQAIDEGFILDVLANYTPVHTYCKLVRKVEEDPEFDTRKALKKLRKYVEGHDHAVRLKAEIMVDHFLSGGVGKINGHARAMVVCNRIAQAIQYFRAFEAYLVERKSPYKAIVAFSGEHEFAGAQVSEASLNGFPSNDIAGTFQEEPYRFLICADKFQTGYDEPLLQTMYVDKPLSGIKAVQTLSRLNRSCPGKRDVFVLDFQNNSETITCAFADYYRTTLLSEETDPNKLHDLKAALDAEQVYSPQQVDTLCERFLTGAPRETLDPILDACALIYIESLDTDAKIRFKGGATRFVRTYEFLASLLPYTNCEWEKLSIFLTLLLPKLPPPPDDGLSDAIIQAVDMDSYRVEKKDALKIPLPDADAEIAPIPVDKVGHKPEADLATLTQILDTFNAQYGTLFSDSDRVIRRFKEDIAPKVAADPAYQNARANTPSTARIEYEKALEKVMLTLLRDDTQVYKQFVENDAFKRSVSDMIYALTQAVSSSAA from the coding sequence ATGAACCCTACCGACACCACCGAAAAAGGTCTCGAATCCCTCATCATGCGCCACCTCACCGGCACGGAGGGCCTTGAGACGGGCTCGTGGGACGGTGCCGCCATCGCCGACCCGTCGGCCGCCCCCGCCGCCCCCGCGCCGGCCGGCAGCGGCTGGTTCGCCGGCGTCCCCGGCTCCTACGACCGCGCCCACGCGCTCGACGTCTCCCCCCTGTTCTGCTTCCTCGCCGACACCCAGCCCGCCGCCCTGAAGCAGTTGGGCATCACCGACTACGGCAACGCCAAGGACATCAAGCGGCTCAAAATTCTCGCCCGCCTCTCCTCGGAGATCGGCAAACACGGCGTGATCCACGTCCTGCGCAAGGGGATCAAACACGAGTCCCTCGACTTCACCCTCTTCTACGGCACGCCCTCGCCCGGCAACGCCGCCGCCGCCGCGCTTTACGCCAAGAACCGCTTCTCCGTCACACGCCAACTCCGCTACAGCCTCGACGAGACCCGCCGCGCCCTCGACCTCTGCCTCTTCATCAACGGCCTCCCCGTCGCCACCTTTGAACTGAAGAACAAACTCACCAAGCAGACCGCCGCTGACGCCGAGGAGCAGTACAAACGCGACCGCGACCCGCGCGAAAGGCTCTTCGAGTTCGGCCGCTGTGTGGTCCACTTCGCCATGGACGACTCCGAGGTCCGCATGTGTACCCATCTCAAGGGTAAGGCATCCTGGTTCCTCCCCTTCAACAAGGGCTGTAACGACGGCGCGGGCAACCCGCCCAACCCCGCCGGCCTCAAGACCGACTACCTCTGGACAGAGATGCTTGCCCCGCGAAGCCTCACCGATATTCTTGAGAATTACGCCCAGATCGTTGAGATCAAGAACCCCAAGACGCACAAGTCCACGCGCGTCCAGATTTTCCCCCGCTACCACCAGCTCGGCGTCGTGCGCAAGGCGCTTGCCGATGTCGCCGCCTGCGGCGCCGGCAAACGCTATCTCATCCAGCACTCCGCCGGCAGCGGCAAATCGAACTCCATCGCCTGGCTGGCGCATCAGTTGATCGCCCTCCGTCCCGCCGGATCCGCCCTCTTCGACTCCGTAGTCGTGGTCACCGACCGCAAGATCCTGGACGAGCAGATCCAGAAGACCGTCAAACAGTTCATGCAGGTGAGCGCGACCGTGGGGCACGCCCACCATTCCGGCGACCTGCGAGCCTTCATCGAGAGCGGCAAGAAGATCATCATCACCACCGTCCAGAAGTTCCCCTTCATTCTCGACGAGATCGCCGTGTCCGGCAACAAGACCTTTGCCATCGTCATCGACGAGGCCCACTCCAGCCAGGGAGGCAAGACCTCCTCGGCCATGAGCAAAGCGCTCGGTTCGAAAGACGACGAGGAGGAGGACGCCGAAGACAAGGTCAACGCCGCCCTCGAATCGCGCATGGCCGCGCGCAAGATGCTGACCAACGCCAGCTACTTCGCCTTTACCGCCACGCCCAAGAACAAGACCCTCGAAATGTTCGGCGATGCCCTGCCGGCCGACGCCGAGGGCAAGGTCAGGCACCGCCCCTTCCACAGCTACACCATGAAGCAGGCCATTGACGAGGGATTCATCCTCGACGTGCTTGCCAACTACACGCCCGTCCACACCTACTGCAAACTCGTCAGGAAGGTCGAAGAGGACCCCGAGTTCGACACCCGCAAGGCCCTCAAGAAGCTCCGCAAGTACGTCGAGGGCCACGATCACGCCGTCCGCCTCAAAGCCGAAATCATGGTAGATCACTTCCTCTCCGGCGGCGTCGGCAAGATCAACGGCCATGCCCGCGCCATGGTCGTCTGCAACCGCATCGCGCAGGCCATCCAGTATTTCCGTGCCTTCGAAGCCTACCTTGTCGAACGCAAGAGCCCCTACAAGGCGATCGTCGCGTTCTCCGGCGAGCATGAGTTCGCCGGCGCACAGGTCTCCGAAGCGTCGCTCAACGGCTTCCCCTCCAATGACATCGCAGGCACGTTTCAGGAAGAGCCCTACCGCTTCCTGATCTGCGCCGACAAGTTCCAGACCGGGTATGACGAACCCCTGCTGCAAACCATGTACGTTGACAAGCCCCTCTCGGGCATCAAGGCCGTCCAGACGCTTTCGCGCCTGAACCGCTCCTGCCCGGGGAAGCGGGACGTCTTCGTGCTCGATTTCCAGAATAACTCCGAAACGATCACCTGCGCTTTTGCCGACTACTATCGCACTACGCTTCTCAGCGAAGAGACCGATCCCAACAAACTCCACGATCTCAAAGCGGCCCTGGATGCCGAACAGGTCTACTCGCCGCAGCAGGTTGACACCCTTTGCGAGCGCTTTCTCACCGGCGCGCCCCGCGAGACCCTGGACCCGATACTCGACGCGTGCGCTCTCATCTACATCGAGTCCCTCGACACCGACGCCAAGATCCGCTTCAAAGGCGGCGCCACACGATTCGTCCGCACCTACGAGTTTCTGGCGTCTCTGCTTCCCTATACGAATTGCGAATGGGAGAAGCTCTCCATCTTCCTGACCCTCCTGCTCCCCAAGCTTCCGCCACCGCCCGACGACGGCTTATCCGACGCCATCATCCAGGCGGTCGACATGGACAGCTACCGCGTGGAGAAGAAAGACGCGCTCAAGATCCCGCTTCCCGACGCCGATGCGGAGATCGCGCCGATTCCCGTGGATAAGGTCGGCCATAAGCCCGAGGCCGATCTTGCCACACTCACACAGATCCTCGACACCTTCAACGCCCAGTACGGCACGCTGTTCTCCGACAGCGACCGCGTGATCCGTCGGTTCAAAGAAGACATTGCGCCGAAAGTCGCCGCTGATCCGGCCTATCAGAACGCCAGGGCCAACACCCCCTCCACCGCCCGCATCGAATACGAGAAGGCCCTTGAGAAGGTCATGCTCACCCTTCTGCGCGACGACACCCAGGTCTACAAGCAGTTCGTCGAAAACGACGCCTTCAAGCGTTCGGTCTCCGACATGATCTACGCCCTCACCCAGGCCGTTTCGTCATCGGCGGCGTAA
- a CDS encoding aminoacetone oxidase family FAD-binding enzyme, translated as MDGETDVAVVGGGPAGLMAAIAAGRRGRRVTVFERLADPGRKLLASGGGRCNLTTATHPETWPVAFGRCGRFIVPALAVLGPEAIRAFFLREGVPTVVQADDACVFPRSQRAADVLAALRLAAERVGARLVCGERVERLTQAPGGRITGVIAAGRPTRAHAVVLAAGGCAYPALGSDGSGLALAREAGLTVVGPVPALVPLVTAETWPHALSGIVLERARIRLAGKGEDKAGRVGPLLFTHRGISGPPVLNLSREVSARLDCGAPGVVLLVAAHADRDAVAWRRRFDEWGARLGRRACHNVLSGEMPRALAEALCAQSGLMNVPLAQAGRKRLEALAACCGGAALTVTATDGWNRAMVTRGGVALDDLDPRTLACRRVPGLFCAGELVDLDGPCGGYNLTWAFASGWLAGLSA; from the coding sequence ATGGATGGCGAAACCGACGTGGCTGTGGTTGGAGGCGGACCCGCCGGGCTGATGGCGGCAATTGCGGCCGGCCGACGCGGCCGACGCGTGACGGTGTTTGAACGGCTGGCTGATCCGGGGCGGAAGCTGCTGGCCAGCGGCGGCGGACGATGCAACCTCACCACGGCGACCCATCCGGAAACCTGGCCGGTGGCGTTCGGCCGCTGCGGCCGGTTCATCGTCCCCGCGCTGGCGGTCCTCGGACCGGAGGCGATCCGCGCGTTCTTCCTCCGCGAGGGGGTGCCGACGGTCGTGCAGGCGGACGACGCCTGTGTCTTCCCCCGGAGCCAGCGGGCGGCGGACGTGCTGGCGGCGCTCCGGCTGGCGGCGGAACGGGTCGGCGCACGTCTGGTCTGCGGCGAACGGGTCGAGCGGCTGACTCAGGCGCCCGGGGGAAGGATCACGGGCGTGATCGCGGCGGGACGGCCGACCCGCGCTCACGCCGTGGTGCTCGCCGCCGGCGGATGCGCCTACCCCGCCCTGGGGTCGGATGGCAGCGGCCTGGCCCTCGCGCGCGAGGCGGGCCTCACGGTGGTCGGCCCGGTCCCGGCACTGGTGCCGCTGGTGACCGCCGAAACCTGGCCGCACGCGCTGAGTGGAATCGTTCTGGAACGGGCGCGTATCCGCCTCGCCGGGAAGGGCGAGGACAAGGCGGGGCGCGTCGGGCCGCTGCTGTTCACCCACCGCGGGATCAGCGGCCCGCCCGTGCTCAACCTGTCCAGAGAGGTCTCGGCGCGGCTGGACTGCGGCGCCCCGGGCGTGGTGCTGCTCGTGGCCGCGCACGCGGATCGCGACGCGGTTGCCTGGAGGCGCCGCTTTGATGAATGGGGTGCCCGGCTGGGGCGACGGGCCTGCCACAACGTCCTCTCCGGCGAGATGCCTCGCGCGCTGGCCGAAGCCCTGTGTGCGCAGTCCGGCCTGATGAATGTGCCGCTGGCTCAGGCGGGACGCAAGCGGCTGGAGGCGCTGGCCGCGTGCTGCGGCGGCGCCGCGCTGACGGTCACGGCGACCGATGGCTGGAACCGCGCGATGGTGACGCGCGGCGGGGTGGCGCTCGATGATCTGGATCCCCGGACCCTGGCGTGCAGGCGGGTTCCCGGCCTCTTCTGCGCCGGCGAACTGGTCGATCTCGATGGCCCGTGCGGCGGCTACAACCTCACCTGGGCATTCGCCAGCGGCTGGCTGGCGGGGCTCTCGGCGTGA